AAAATTAATTTTGTGTTGCCAATATAGATAATAACCAGCGAGGGCTAACAACACGATGTCTAAGCCGATCAGTAAGACATTAAAACTATTCATGAGAGACTCCTTTTTGATCAACGTCATCAGTCGGGCTGTCGGTTTCATACAAACCGGAAACCTGCTGGTACCAACTGAAGAATCGGGTCACGACAATTTTCAAAACGGCAAAACCCGGGATGCCGAGAATAACCCCGACTAAACCGAAGAGATTGCCGGCCGTGAGCAAGACCACCACGATGGTAATGGGATGCAATTCGAGCTTGCTGCCCATTACCAGTGGTGAAATAAGTTGCGTTTCAATTAACCATTCAATGAAGAAAACGATAATGACCGCCAGAATCATTTTTGGCGACGTCAACGCGCCCATGATAAGTGGCGGGATCATTGCCAGTGCCGAACCAAAGTAAGGAATTAGGTTCAATGGGCAAGCCAACAAGCCGAAAATTAAGCCATAACGCAGGCCAATCACCGAATAACCGATCATGAACATGATGGCCACGCACAGCGCGACCGTGATTTGGCCCTGAACATATGAACCGACTTTTTCATTCATCTCGTGCAGCATTTGTTTCACGGATCCACGGAACTTGGTGGGGATAATATGCAGCACCATCGGCGTGAACTTGTCGCCGTCTTTAAGCATGAAGAAGAGAATGATCGGTGCTGTCGAAATCGTGATGACAACATTGCCGACAATGCCAATCAGATTTTGCAGCTGCGAGATAGTACCGGTGACGAAAGCACCTTGCTTGCCGGTGAAGAATGTTTGGACTTCGCTGGCGATGTTGTTGAGGTCATGTTGCGATAAAACATTTTGCTTATCATTCAAGTCATCCAGCCATTTACCGATTTCCGTAAAAATTTGCGGTGCCGAATCGACAATGCTGGTAATTTGGTTGCTTACCGCCGGAATGAAGCGCAATAGCCCCCAGACGAGAAGACCGATCAAAACGA
Above is a window of Lacticaseibacillus casei DSM 20011 = JCM 1134 = ATCC 393 DNA encoding:
- a CDS encoding AI-2E family transporter, with the translated sequence MKRTDSWFYRRFINNKFMVFLIDLLLALLVIFVFTKIAWVFQPVVDFLGIIAPPFIFAGILFYLTVPIINRLEKTGLHRGWAIALLFVVLIGLLVWGLLRFIPAVSNQITSIVDSAPQIFTEIGKWLDDLNDKQNVLSQHDLNNIASEVQTFFTGKQGAFVTGTISQLQNLIGIVGNVVITISTAPIILFFMLKDGDKFTPMVLHIIPTKFRGSVKQMLHEMNEKVGSYVQGQITVALCVAIMFMIGYSVIGLRYGLIFGLLACPLNLIPYFGSALAMIPPLIMGALTSPKMILAVIIVFFIEWLIETQLISPLVMGSKLELHPITIVVVLLTAGNLFGLVGVILGIPGFAVLKIVVTRFFSWYQQVSGLYETDSPTDDVDQKGVSHE